A part of Melittangium boletus DSM 14713 genomic DNA contains:
- the sufB gene encoding Fe-S cluster assembly protein SufB produces the protein MSTPTLQELTKRPYEAGFVTEIESETIPRGLNEDIIRIISAKKSEPEFMLEWRLRAYRHWLTLKEPRWQKVEYAPIDYQDIIYYSAPKQKPRLDSLDQVDPELLKTYAKLGIPLEEQKRLQNVAVDAVFDSVSVATTYKDKLAKAGVIFCSFSEAVREHPELVKKYLGSVVPHSDNYFAALNSAVFSDGSFVYIPKGVRCPMELSTYFRINAENTGQFERTLIVADEGSSVSYLEGCTAPQRDTNQLHAAVVELVALDGASIKYSTVQNWYPGDEQGRGGIYNFVTKRGIAHHRSKISWTQVETGSAITWKYPSVILKGDDSVGEFYSVALANHRQQADTGTKMIHLGRNTKSTIVSKGISAGLGQNTYRGLVKVLKSAEGARNYTQCDSLLLGSKCGAHTLPYIEVKNASAQVEHEASTSKIGEDQLFYCQQRGISKEDAVSMIVNGFCRQVFKELPMEFAVEAQKLLSVSLEGSVG, from the coding sequence ATGAGCACCCCGACCTTGCAGGAACTCACGAAGCGCCCCTACGAGGCTGGCTTCGTCACCGAGATCGAGTCCGAGACGATCCCCCGGGGGCTCAACGAGGACATCATCCGCATCATCTCCGCCAAGAAGAGCGAGCCGGAGTTCATGCTGGAGTGGCGTCTGCGCGCCTACCGCCACTGGCTCACCCTCAAGGAGCCGCGCTGGCAGAAGGTGGAGTACGCGCCCATCGACTACCAGGACATCATCTATTACTCGGCGCCCAAGCAGAAGCCGAGGCTCGACAGCCTGGACCAGGTGGACCCGGAGCTGCTCAAGACGTACGCGAAGCTCGGCATTCCGCTCGAGGAGCAGAAGCGGCTGCAGAACGTGGCGGTGGATGCCGTGTTCGACTCGGTGTCGGTGGCCACCACGTACAAGGACAAGCTCGCCAAGGCGGGCGTCATCTTCTGCTCCTTCTCCGAGGCCGTGCGCGAGCACCCGGAGCTGGTGAAGAAGTACCTGGGCTCCGTGGTGCCGCACTCGGACAACTACTTCGCGGCGCTCAACTCGGCGGTGTTCAGCGACGGCTCGTTCGTCTACATCCCCAAGGGCGTGCGCTGCCCCATGGAGCTGTCCACCTACTTCCGCATCAACGCGGAGAACACGGGCCAGTTCGAGCGCACCCTCATCGTCGCCGACGAGGGCTCCTCGGTGAGCTACCTGGAGGGCTGCACCGCGCCCCAGCGCGACACCAACCAGCTGCACGCGGCCGTGGTGGAGCTCGTGGCGCTGGATGGGGCCTCCATCAAGTACTCCACGGTGCAGAACTGGTACCCCGGGGACGAGCAGGGCCGCGGCGGCATCTACAACTTCGTCACCAAGCGCGGCATCGCGCACCACCGCTCCAAGATTTCCTGGACGCAGGTGGAGACGGGCTCGGCCATCACCTGGAAGTACCCGAGCGTCATCCTCAAGGGGGATGACTCGGTGGGGGAGTTCTACTCCGTCGCGCTCGCCAACCACCGGCAGCAGGCGGACACGGGCACGAAGATGATCCACCTGGGCCGCAACACGAAGAGCACCATCGTGTCCAAGGGCATCTCCGCGGGCCTCGGGCAGAACACCTACCGGGGCCTCGTGAAGGTCCTCAAGAGCGCCGAGGGCGCGCGCAACTACACCCAGTGTGACTCGCTGCTGCTCGGCAGCAAGTGCGGCGCCCACACGCTGCCGTACATCGAGGTGAAGAACGCCTCGGCGCAGGTGGAGCACGAGGCGTCCACGTCGAAGATCGGCGAGGACCAGCTCTTCTACTGCCAACAGCGGGGCATCTCGAAGGAAGACGCCGTGTCGATGATCGTCAATGGCTTCTGCCGGCAGGTCTTCAAGGAACTGCCCATGGAGTTCGCCGTGGAAGCGCAGAAGCTGCTCAGCGTGAGCCTGGAAGGAAGCGTGGGATGA
- the sufC gene encoding Fe-S cluster assembly ATPase SufC codes for MKPLLSIKDLHVRVAGREVLKGINLELQPGEVHAIMGPNGSGKSTLSQVLSGRDTYEVTRGQVLFDGRDLLAMPPEARAHAGVFMAFQYPVEIPGVGNLHFLRTALNARRRTEGKEELDAMDFLKLAREKSKLVELDPAFMQRSVNEGFSGGEKKRNEIFQMAVLEPRLAVLDETDSGLDIDALRIVSGGINALRTPERSMLVITHYQRLLEYVVPDKVSVLAGGLIVRTGGRELALELEKKGYAWLNEGKGGKEARP; via the coding sequence ATGAAGCCGTTGCTCAGCATCAAGGACCTGCACGTGCGCGTGGCGGGCCGCGAGGTCCTCAAGGGAATCAACCTGGAGCTCCAGCCCGGTGAGGTGCACGCCATCATGGGCCCCAACGGCTCGGGCAAGAGCACCCTGTCGCAGGTGCTCTCCGGCCGTGACACCTACGAGGTGACGCGAGGCCAGGTGCTCTTCGACGGGCGGGATCTGCTCGCCATGCCTCCCGAGGCGCGCGCCCACGCGGGCGTGTTCATGGCCTTCCAGTACCCGGTGGAGATTCCGGGCGTGGGCAACCTGCACTTCCTGCGCACGGCGCTCAACGCCCGGCGGCGCACCGAGGGCAAGGAGGAGCTGGACGCCATGGACTTCCTCAAGCTCGCGCGGGAGAAGAGCAAGCTCGTGGAGTTGGATCCGGCGTTCATGCAGCGCTCGGTGAACGAGGGCTTCTCCGGCGGCGAGAAGAAGCGCAACGAGATCTTCCAGATGGCGGTGTTGGAGCCGCGCCTGGCCGTGCTGGACGAGACGGACTCGGGCCTGGACATCGACGCGCTGCGCATCGTCTCCGGCGGCATCAACGCGCTGCGCACGCCCGAGCGCAGCATGCTCGTCATCACCCACTACCAGCGGCTGCTCGAGTACGTGGTGCCGGACAAGGTGTCGGTGCTGGCCGGGGGGCTCATCGTCCGCACGGGCGGGCGCGAGCTGGCGCTGGAGCTGGAGAAGAAGGGCTACGCCTGGCTCAACGAGGGCAAGGGCGGCAAGGAGGCGCGGCCGTGA
- the sufD gene encoding Fe-S cluster assembly protein SufD, whose product MTAEGGLRHYLDLAERFQAERAAGAPAWLRALRQDGIAQLARQGFPTTSLEDWKYTNVAPVRERTFAPVHTVHEASMTEAVARLSLPGAGPRLVFVDGWFVRELSRLEGVPEGLTVRGLREALQAGEVPEDAVGQRARAEASPFTALNAALLEEGAWVDVAPGTVCAEPVQLLFLSRGVGTLALASPRVVVRAGARSELTLVESYVGAQPGVSFTNTVTEVTVGDAARLTHLKLQAESEEALHIGALHVSLGRDSQFASHVLSLGGALARSEVHALFGAEGGEATLNGLYVGQGSQHLDHWTNLDHAHPRCTSRELYKGVLDDQSRGTFHGKVMVRVDAQRTDARQANRNLLLSEKASAEARPQLEILADDVKCAHGATVGRLDEQALFYLRSRGIPRSEAERLLTLAFAQEVVGAIPLEPLRAQVEQLLIHKLPGAAKEGRA is encoded by the coding sequence GTGACGGCGGAGGGTGGGCTGCGGCACTACCTGGACCTGGCCGAGCGCTTCCAGGCGGAGCGCGCCGCGGGGGCTCCCGCGTGGCTGCGCGCCCTGCGGCAGGACGGCATCGCCCAGCTCGCGCGCCAGGGTTTCCCCACCACGTCCCTGGAGGATTGGAAGTACACGAACGTGGCCCCCGTGCGTGAGCGGACGTTCGCCCCGGTGCACACCGTGCACGAGGCGAGCATGACGGAGGCGGTGGCGCGGCTGTCGTTGCCCGGCGCGGGTCCCCGGCTGGTGTTCGTGGATGGCTGGTTCGTGCGCGAGCTGTCGCGGCTGGAGGGCGTGCCCGAGGGACTGACGGTGCGCGGCCTGCGCGAGGCGCTGCAAGCGGGCGAGGTCCCGGAGGACGCCGTGGGCCAGCGGGCCCGCGCGGAGGCGAGCCCCTTCACCGCGCTCAACGCGGCGCTGCTGGAGGAGGGCGCCTGGGTGGACGTGGCGCCCGGGACGGTGTGCGCGGAGCCCGTGCAGTTGCTCTTCCTGTCGCGCGGCGTGGGAACGCTGGCGCTGGCGAGCCCTCGGGTGGTGGTGCGCGCCGGGGCGCGCAGTGAGTTGACGCTCGTGGAGAGCTACGTGGGCGCGCAGCCGGGCGTCTCCTTCACCAACACGGTGACGGAGGTGACGGTGGGTGACGCCGCCCGGCTCACCCATCTCAAGTTGCAGGCGGAGTCCGAGGAGGCCCTTCACATCGGCGCCCTGCATGTGTCGCTGGGCCGGGACAGCCAGTTCGCCTCGCATGTGCTGTCGCTGGGCGGAGCGCTCGCTCGCAGCGAGGTGCATGCGCTCTTCGGCGCCGAGGGCGGTGAAGCCACCCTCAACGGCCTGTACGTGGGCCAGGGCTCGCAGCACCTGGACCACTGGACGAACCTGGACCACGCCCACCCACGCTGCACGAGCCGCGAGCTGTACAAGGGCGTGTTGGATGACCAGTCGCGTGGCACCTTCCACGGCAAGGTGATGGTGCGCGTGGACGCGCAGCGCACGGACGCGCGCCAAGCCAACCGCAACCTCCTGCTGTCGGAGAAGGCGAGCGCCGAGGCCCGGCCCCAGTTGGAAATCCTCGCGGACGACGTGAAGTGCGCGCACGGCGCCACGGTGGGCCGCCTGGATGAACAGGCGCTCTTCTACCTGCGCTCGCGCGGCATTCCCCGGAGCGAGGCGGAGCGGCTGCTGACGCTCGCCTTCGCCCAGGAGGTGGTGGGGGCCATTCCCCTGGAGCCGCTGCGCGCCCAGGTGGAACAACTGCTGATTCACAAGCTTCCCGGTGCCGCCAAGGAGGGACGGGCATGA
- a CDS encoding cysteine desulfurase yields MSGANLDMARIRADFPILHQEVRGRPLVYLDSAATTQKPQAVIDALVRYYTHDNANVHRGVHALSERATHAYEGARERVRKFINAREAKEIIFVRGCTEAINLVAQTYGRSRVGPGDEVLITGMEHHSDIVPWQMLCQHAGATLKVVPVDERGELRLDLLDSLLTERTRLFAVTHVSNALGTVNPIRELVRRAHARGVPVLVDGAQAMQHFRVDVRELDCDFYTLSGHKMFGPTGIGVLYGKAEVLETLPPWQGGGDMILSVTLDKTVYNRLPYRLEAGTPDISGAIGLAAALDYLDSVGRDAIAAHDQELLEYGTQALESVPGLRIMGKAKERSGVLSFLMEDVHAHDVGTILDREGVAIRAGHHCAQPLLACFGVAATVRASLALYNTREDIDALVRGLHKVREVFA; encoded by the coding sequence ATGAGCGGAGCAAACCTGGACATGGCGCGCATCCGCGCGGACTTCCCCATCCTCCACCAGGAGGTGCGGGGCCGGCCGCTGGTGTACCTGGACAGCGCCGCCACCACGCAGAAGCCCCAGGCCGTCATCGACGCGCTGGTGCGCTACTACACGCACGACAACGCCAATGTGCACCGCGGCGTGCACGCGCTCTCCGAGCGGGCCACCCATGCCTACGAGGGCGCGCGCGAGCGGGTGCGCAAGTTCATCAACGCCCGCGAGGCGAAGGAGATCATCTTCGTGCGCGGCTGCACCGAGGCCATCAACCTGGTGGCGCAGACGTACGGACGCAGCCGCGTGGGCCCGGGGGATGAAGTCCTCATCACCGGCATGGAGCACCACTCGGACATCGTCCCCTGGCAGATGCTCTGCCAGCACGCGGGTGCCACGCTCAAGGTGGTGCCCGTGGACGAGCGGGGGGAGTTGCGGCTGGACCTGCTCGACTCGCTGCTCACGGAGCGCACGCGTCTGTTCGCGGTGACGCACGTGTCCAACGCGCTGGGGACGGTGAATCCCATCCGCGAACTCGTCCGGCGAGCCCATGCGCGCGGCGTGCCCGTGCTGGTGGACGGTGCCCAGGCGATGCAGCACTTCCGCGTGGACGTGCGGGAGCTGGACTGCGACTTCTACACGCTCTCCGGGCACAAGATGTTCGGGCCCACGGGCATCGGCGTGCTGTATGGCAAGGCCGAGGTGCTCGAGACGCTTCCTCCCTGGCAGGGCGGTGGGGACATGATCCTCTCCGTCACCCTGGACAAGACCGTCTACAACCGCCTGCCGTACCGCCTGGAGGCGGGCACCCCGGACATCTCGGGAGCGATTGGCCTGGCGGCGGCGCTGGACTACCTCGACTCGGTGGGCCGCGACGCCATCGCCGCGCATGACCAGGAGCTCCTGGAGTATGGCACCCAGGCCCTGGAGAGCGTGCCGGGGTTGCGGATCATGGGGAAGGCGAAGGAGCGCTCGGGCGTGCTGTCCTTCCTGATGGAGGACGTGCACGCGCATGACGTGGGCACCATCCTGGACCGCGAGGGCGTGGCCATCCGCGCGGGACACCACTGCGCGCAGCCGCTGCTCGCGTGCTTCGGCGTGGCGGCCACGGTGCGCGCGAGCCTCGCCCTGTACAACACGCGCGAGGACATCGACGCGCTGGTGCGCGGGCTGCACAAGGTGCGGGAGGTGTTCGCATGA
- the sufU gene encoding Fe-S cluster assembly sulfur transfer protein SufU, with product MSSELQDLYQEVVLEHGKRPRNFREVEGANRRADGYNPLCGDQLTVTLRVEGDVIQDVGFVGQGCAISRASASLMTGAVKELSRADAERLFEQVHQLVTEGPEGVDLEALGKLAVLSGVSAFPARVKCASLAWHALRAALEGKEASVSTEE from the coding sequence ATGAGCTCGGAGCTGCAGGATCTCTATCAAGAGGTGGTGCTGGAGCACGGCAAGCGGCCCCGCAACTTCCGCGAGGTGGAGGGCGCCAACCGGCGCGCGGACGGCTACAACCCGCTGTGTGGGGATCAGCTCACGGTGACGTTGCGCGTGGAGGGGGATGTCATCCAGGACGTGGGCTTCGTGGGGCAGGGGTGCGCCATCTCCCGGGCCTCGGCGTCGTTGATGACGGGGGCGGTGAAGGAGTTGTCGCGGGCGGACGCCGAGCGGCTCTTCGAGCAGGTGCACCAGCTGGTGACGGAAGGCCCCGAGGGGGTGGATCTGGAGGCGCTGGGCAAGCTGGCGGTGCTCTCCGGGGTGAGTGCTTTTCCCGCGCGCGTGAAGTGCGCGAGCCTGGCGTGGCATGCGCTGCGCGCGGCACTCGAGGGCAAGGAAGCCTCGGTGTCGACGGAGGAGTAG
- the sufT gene encoding putative Fe-S cluster assembly protein SufT, translating to MRGLQTLLSRDCEVTMIPSGERVVVPEGTEVRVLQTLGGNVTVQGDYGQLMRIDEKDVEVLGADYLAQLAQNAKPVETPSEAVAEGEFDAERIWEQLRTVYDPEIPVNIVELGLVYECKATPLPEGGNRVEIQMTVTAPGCGMGPVLVEDVRQKVRSVPGVTEADVQLVWDPPWDQGRMSDVARLQLGWI from the coding sequence ATGAGAGGGTTACAGACACTGCTCTCGCGTGACTGCGAGGTGACGATGATCCCGAGCGGCGAGCGCGTGGTGGTGCCCGAGGGCACCGAGGTGCGCGTGCTGCAGACGCTCGGCGGCAACGTGACGGTGCAGGGCGACTACGGGCAGCTCATGCGCATCGACGAGAAGGACGTCGAGGTGCTGGGGGCCGACTACCTCGCGCAGCTCGCGCAGAACGCGAAGCCCGTGGAGACTCCCTCGGAGGCGGTCGCCGAGGGCGAGTTCGACGCGGAGCGGATCTGGGAGCAGCTGCGCACGGTGTATGATCCGGAGATTCCGGTGAACATCGTGGAGCTGGGGCTCGTGTACGAGTGCAAGGCCACGCCGCTGCCCGAGGGCGGCAACCGGGTGGAAATCCAGATGACGGTGACCGCGCCCGGCTGCGGCATGGGCCCGGTGCTGGTGGAGGACGTGCGGCAGAAGGTGAGGAGCGTGCCGGGCGTGACGGAGGCGGACGTGCAGCTCGTCTGGGATCCGCCCTGGGACCAGGGCCGCATGTCGGACGTGGCGCGGTTGCAGCTTGGTTGGATCTGA
- a CDS encoding crotonase/enoyl-CoA hydratase family protein produces MSVRVEKNGPVTTVVLHRPQVRNAVDGPTAQALVAAFRDFDADAEAKVGVLFGDGGTFCAGADLKAVAEGRLPHLSPEGDGPMGPSRMMLSKPVIAALSGHAVAGGLELALWCDLRVAEEDSVLGVFCRRWGVPLIDGGTVRLPRLIGLSRAMDLILTGRPVSAREALDMGLVNRVVPRGSAREAAEQLAREIAAFPQACMNADRRSAHAQVGLPLEEALLQEFQGGAGILEAEGLAGAKRFSGGAGRHGRFE; encoded by the coding sequence ATGAGCGTACGCGTCGAGAAGAACGGTCCCGTCACCACCGTCGTCCTCCACCGACCCCAGGTGCGCAACGCCGTGGATGGACCCACGGCCCAGGCGCTCGTCGCGGCCTTTCGTGACTTCGACGCCGACGCGGAGGCGAAGGTCGGTGTCCTCTTCGGAGACGGGGGCACCTTCTGCGCGGGCGCGGACTTGAAGGCGGTGGCCGAGGGGCGCCTGCCGCACCTCTCGCCCGAGGGCGACGGCCCCATGGGTCCCTCGCGGATGATGTTGAGCAAGCCCGTGATCGCCGCGCTCTCCGGCCATGCCGTCGCGGGGGGACTGGAGCTGGCGCTGTGGTGTGACCTCCGGGTGGCCGAGGAGGACAGCGTGCTGGGCGTGTTCTGCCGCCGCTGGGGCGTTCCGCTCATCGACGGAGGCACGGTGCGGCTGCCCCGGCTCATCGGCCTGTCGCGCGCGATGGATCTCATCCTCACGGGCCGTCCGGTGTCCGCGCGGGAGGCCCTGGACATGGGGCTCGTCAACCGCGTGGTCCCCCGAGGCTCCGCGCGCGAGGCGGCCGAACAGCTCGCGCGGGAGATCGCCGCGTTTCCCCAGGCGTGCATGAACGCGGACCGGCGCTCGGCCCATGCCCAGGTGGGGCTGCCCCTGGAGGAAGCGCTCCTCCAGGAGTTCCAGGGCGGCGCCGGGATTCTCGAGGCCGAGGGGCTGGCCGGCGCGAAGCGCTTCTCCGGCGGCGCGGGCCGGCACGGCCGGTTCGAGTAG
- a CDS encoding DUF3857 domain-containing protein: MRTPPRRVLPALLLATGLLSGCAAHTPSSTEVLERAATAAGKGASEARTLAFAGFHAWLVKGDAAAAQARFDEATAKDPADPYVLYGQHLLARRSAQPRRALDAALAVATRAPTHPLAVPSARYALELAGSSPALDDVILTGLHAALDAGATGEAAQLLRASQASILGTRSDRAAQAATLKDMGAADTATLLGPFSPWHLLGFDEPLAPEKSGSLAGPFTGPFGALPPRILRAPDGRLDVAGETSSGDVYLLALDAEVPEEGDYVVRAASASTYALSVDGTPTLERRGFARASSTVATRALRLTAGRHRILVKLLRDQRSANVSVSLMRADGRPSNVSYSPAAGAAPATWGGAPKDARVPLVYPRAEELAAALAEEAGPLLSDFIAIRDGMARDPDGAWRLMTRLQGASQTAAVLSLRAELAAQDRTIPSKVARGRATRDLEAVLSRDPGDVTALLVRAELSLNDNQPAAALETLKTARAAVKNAGWPVFLLEARAALALEVDSSAEESLQGALQAQPGLCEALGLRYSLARRRDAVERADELIASMENCPGAIVRAADHARIRGDLARTEALYQEQLTRNPGDISTALALAAAQVAQRRFAEATQTLKELSLLWPRSPRVLEKWADVRELAGDKEGALALRERSLLLDGSNLSLRRAVVRAKTGQELLQAHAIDGRQAIRDYEANPGSETASAAYVLDAAATQVYPDGSQVSRIHLLQKALEQSGVQEIAEVRLPSGAQALALRTIKADGTVLEPENIEGKDTVSLPGVQVGDFVEMEYLLAEPARGPAQPGFKASDFYFSVAEMPDHRASYTVVAPKGTGMRVDAHNVQVSPPQVKGDEEIFTHEVRNVPPLIPEPDAPSSKEYLPFVTVGAGTTGNDSLVKVYADAFLDRGSLNWEVEAFAREAAGDKKGLEAARALYTAVMKRFSGRDSGLSQSAASSMAQDRGSRLWLLKTGLESLGIPTRIALVRTYSVDPAPYLFPEESLMSFVALRADIPGTGPVWMDTSTRFAPFGELPETALGELEAYLMPEPGRALEKVKTPPLQAQPGKQVKLGLEVDATGQLTGKGEEVYSGYEAAQLAEAFEAISGDRRRQAMQGAVGRYFNGAELTELVFDRKEEVGAPFTVRYAFKTANFARVEGSAMLVPPITMPATLGRQYVQLSTRTIPLFLDRTDASHTVVTLKMPQGYKLTDPQAQLKSESPFGRLSRTEKQAGDTLTVDETLRVERGRIPVKQYEDFAHFAGEVDLIQSRDLVLKK; this comes from the coding sequence ATGCGCACGCCCCCCCGCCGAGTCCTGCCCGCGCTCCTGCTCGCCACCGGACTGTTGTCCGGCTGTGCCGCTCACACGCCTTCGTCCACCGAGGTGCTCGAACGGGCCGCCACGGCGGCGGGCAAGGGCGCCTCCGAGGCCCGCACGCTCGCCTTCGCCGGCTTCCATGCCTGGCTGGTGAAGGGAGACGCCGCGGCCGCCCAGGCCCGCTTCGACGAGGCCACCGCGAAGGATCCCGCCGATCCCTACGTCCTCTATGGACAGCACCTGCTCGCGCGCCGCTCCGCCCAGCCCCGACGGGCCCTGGATGCGGCGCTCGCGGTGGCCACGCGCGCGCCCACCCATCCGCTCGCGGTGCCCAGCGCGCGCTACGCGCTGGAGCTGGCGGGCAGCTCGCCCGCGCTGGATGACGTCATCCTCACGGGCCTGCACGCCGCGCTCGACGCCGGAGCCACGGGCGAGGCCGCCCAACTGTTGCGCGCCAGCCAGGCGTCCATCCTCGGCACCCGGAGCGACCGCGCCGCCCAGGCCGCCACCTTGAAGGACATGGGCGCGGCGGACACCGCCACGCTGCTCGGGCCCTTCTCGCCCTGGCACCTGCTCGGCTTCGACGAGCCGCTCGCGCCGGAGAAGTCCGGCTCGCTGGCGGGCCCCTTCACCGGCCCCTTCGGCGCGCTCCCGCCCCGCATCCTCCGCGCGCCGGACGGCCGTCTGGACGTGGCGGGAGAAACGTCCTCCGGCGACGTCTACCTGCTGGCGCTGGACGCGGAGGTGCCCGAGGAGGGCGACTACGTGGTGCGCGCCGCGTCCGCCTCCACGTACGCGCTGAGCGTGGATGGCACGCCCACCCTGGAGCGCCGGGGCTTCGCGCGGGCCTCGTCCACCGTGGCCACGCGTGCCCTGCGGCTCACCGCGGGCCGCCACCGCATCCTCGTCAAGCTCCTGAGGGATCAGCGCTCGGCCAACGTGAGCGTGTCGCTGATGCGCGCGGACGGGCGCCCCTCCAACGTGAGCTACAGCCCGGCCGCCGGTGCCGCGCCCGCCACATGGGGCGGTGCCCCGAAGGACGCCCGGGTGCCGCTCGTCTACCCGCGCGCCGAGGAGCTGGCGGCCGCGCTCGCCGAGGAGGCGGGACCCCTGCTGTCGGACTTCATCGCCATCCGCGACGGCATGGCGCGGGATCCGGACGGCGCCTGGCGGTTGATGACGCGATTGCAGGGCGCCAGCCAGACGGCCGCCGTCCTGTCGCTGCGCGCCGAGCTGGCCGCCCAGGACCGGACCATCCCCAGCAAGGTGGCGCGGGGCCGCGCGACGAGGGATCTGGAGGCGGTGCTCTCGAGGGATCCAGGCGACGTGACGGCGCTGTTGGTGCGCGCCGAGCTGTCCCTCAATGACAACCAACCGGCCGCGGCGCTGGAGACGCTCAAGACGGCGCGCGCGGCGGTGAAGAACGCGGGCTGGCCCGTGTTCCTGTTGGAGGCGCGCGCGGCGCTCGCCCTGGAGGTGGACAGCTCCGCCGAGGAGAGCCTCCAAGGGGCGCTCCAGGCACAGCCCGGCCTGTGCGAGGCGCTGGGGCTGCGCTACAGCCTGGCGCGGCGCCGCGACGCCGTGGAGCGCGCGGATGAACTCATCGCGTCGATGGAGAACTGCCCGGGTGCCATCGTCCGGGCGGCCGATCACGCGAGGATTCGCGGAGACCTGGCGCGCACCGAGGCGCTCTACCAGGAACAGCTCACGCGCAACCCCGGGGACATCTCGACGGCGCTGGCCCTGGCGGCCGCGCAGGTGGCCCAGCGCCGCTTCGCCGAGGCCACCCAGACGCTCAAGGAGCTCAGCCTGCTCTGGCCGCGCAGCCCGCGGGTGCTGGAGAAGTGGGCGGACGTGCGGGAGCTCGCCGGGGACAAGGAGGGCGCGCTGGCGCTGCGCGAGCGCTCGCTGCTGCTCGATGGAAGCAACCTGTCCCTGCGCCGCGCCGTGGTGCGCGCGAAGACGGGACAGGAGCTGTTGCAGGCGCACGCCATCGACGGACGCCAGGCCATACGCGACTACGAGGCCAACCCCGGCTCGGAAACCGCCTCCGCCGCCTACGTGCTGGACGCGGCGGCCACCCAGGTCTACCCCGACGGCTCCCAGGTGAGCCGCATCCACCTGCTGCAGAAGGCGCTGGAGCAGAGCGGCGTGCAGGAGATCGCCGAGGTGCGTCTGCCCTCGGGCGCGCAGGCCCTGGCGCTGCGGACGATCAAGGCGGATGGCACGGTGCTCGAGCCGGAGAACATCGAGGGCAAGGACACGGTGAGTCTGCCCGGGGTGCAGGTGGGTGACTTCGTGGAGATGGAGTACCTGCTGGCCGAGCCCGCGCGCGGACCGGCGCAACCCGGCTTCAAGGCGTCGGACTTCTATTTCAGCGTCGCGGAGATGCCGGACCACCGGGCGAGCTACACGGTGGTGGCGCCCAAGGGCACGGGCATGCGGGTGGACGCGCACAACGTCCAGGTGTCCCCGCCCCAGGTGAAGGGAGACGAGGAGATCTTCACCCACGAGGTGCGCAACGTGCCGCCCCTCATCCCCGAGCCGGACGCGCCCTCCAGCAAGGAGTACCTGCCCTTCGTGACGGTGGGCGCGGGGACCACGGGCAATGACAGCCTGGTGAAGGTGTACGCGGACGCCTTCCTGGATCGGGGCTCGCTCAACTGGGAGGTGGAGGCGTTCGCGCGCGAGGCCGCCGGGGACAAGAAGGGGCTGGAAGCGGCCCGGGCCCTGTACACGGCCGTGATGAAGCGCTTCAGTGGCCGGGACTCGGGGCTGTCGCAGTCGGCCGCGTCCTCCATGGCACAGGATCGGGGCAGCCGCCTGTGGCTGCTCAAGACGGGGCTGGAGTCGCTGGGCATTCCCACGCGCATCGCGCTGGTGCGCACCTACTCGGTGGACCCCGCTCCCTACCTCTTCCCCGAGGAGTCGCTGATGTCCTTCGTGGCCCTGCGGGCGGACATCCCCGGTACGGGACCGGTGTGGATGGACACGAGCACGCGCTTCGCGCCCTTCGGCGAGCTGCCCGAGACGGCGCTGGGCGAGCTCGAGGCGTACCTGATGCCCGAGCCCGGCCGCGCCCTGGAGAAGGTGAAGACGCCTCCCCTCCAGGCGCAACCCGGCAAGCAGGTGAAGCTGGGCCTGGAGGTGGACGCGACGGGTCAGCTCACCGGAAAGGGCGAGGAGGTGTACTCGGGCTATGAGGCGGCCCAGCTCGCCGAGGCCTTCGAGGCCATCTCCGGAGACCGCCGCCGCCAGGCCATGCAGGGCGCGGTGGGCCGCTACTTCAACGGCGCGGAGCTCACGGAGCTGGTCTTCGATCGCAAGGAAGAGGTGGGGGCTCCCTTCACGGTGCGCTACGCGTTCAAGACGGCGAACTTCGCCCGCGTGGAGGGCTCGGCGATGCTGGTGCCGCCCATCACCATGCCCGCGACGCTGGGCCGGCAGTACGTGCAGCTGAGCACCCGCACCATCCCGCTATTCCTCGACCGCACGGACGCGAGCCACACGGTGGTGACGCTGAAGATGCCCCAGGGCTACAAGCTGACGGACCCCCAGGCCCAGTTGAAGTCGGAGAGCCCCTTCGGCCGCCTGTCCCGCACGGAGAAGCAGGCGGGAGACACCCTCACCGTCGACGAGACACTGCGGGTGGAGCGCGGCCGCATCCCGGTGAAGCAGTACGAGGACTTCGCGCACTTCGCCGGCGAGGTGGACCTCATCCAGTCCCGCGACCTGGTGCTCAAGAAGTAG